One Owenweeksia hongkongensis DSM 17368 genomic region harbors:
- a CDS encoding RES family NAD+ phosphorylase, giving the protein MKLYRITHPNHAYDISGMGAKLYGGRWNSEGKAVVYTASTISLAMLETMTHTDVEWLRKPFSLNILSIPDHLHIQKLTEDKLTSDWRNFPYSPSTVEYGDNWIDNRLTAILQVPSAVNSFESNFLLNPLHPDFYQIKVEEVKEIKFDLRLVL; this is encoded by the coding sequence ATGAAGTTGTACCGTATTACCCATCCCAATCATGCCTATGACATAAGTGGCATGGGTGCCAAACTATATGGTGGCCGGTGGAACTCCGAAGGAAAAGCTGTGGTATATACAGCGAGTACAATTTCTTTGGCTATGCTAGAAACCATGACACATACTGATGTAGAGTGGCTTCGAAAACCCTTTTCACTCAATATACTCTCAATTCCCGATCATCTTCACATCCAGAAGCTAACCGAAGACAAACTTACATCTGACTGGAGAAATTTTCCTTATTCGCCCTCAACTGTGGAGTATGGTGATAACTGGATTGACAACAGGCTCACCGCTATTCTTCAGGTGCCAAGTGCTGTGAATTCTTTTGAAAGCAATTTTCTACTCAATCCCCTTCATCCAGATTTTTATCAAATAAAAGTGGAGGAAGTGAAGGAAATAAAATTTGATTTACGATTAGTGCTGTAA
- a CDS encoding LytR/AlgR family response regulator transcription factor, whose product MKSVNYVIVEDEALAAERLQEMIQKNRPDWKLLEVISSVRLAVAKLEMLNPDIIFLDVHLSDGNSFAIFDQISPKSAIIFTTAYDKYALKAFSLNSIDYLLKPISNDELNRGLSKFEQQSLHNSHMPDWKSILQDFKPSYKDRFMVSTGERIKSLPVDEICFFYAQGKHTFITDRTGKEFLIDHTVTKISEVLDPKKFFQINRQYIISFDCISEMIAYSKGRLKLITNPSTPSEAIVSVDKAPKFKAWLEGE is encoded by the coding sequence ATGAAGTCTGTAAACTATGTAATAGTAGAGGATGAAGCCTTGGCAGCAGAACGATTGCAGGAGATGATCCAAAAAAATCGACCTGACTGGAAACTGCTGGAAGTCATTTCTTCAGTTAGGCTGGCGGTGGCTAAGCTAGAAATGCTAAACCCCGATATTATTTTTTTGGATGTCCATCTTTCTGATGGAAATTCCTTTGCCATTTTTGATCAAATCAGCCCAAAATCGGCAATCATTTTTACTACAGCTTATGATAAGTATGCACTCAAAGCTTTTAGTCTTAATAGTATAGACTATTTATTAAAGCCCATTTCAAATGATGAGCTAAATAGGGGGCTTTCAAAGTTTGAGCAGCAGAGCTTACATAATAGTCATATGCCTGATTGGAAGAGTATTCTTCAGGATTTTAAACCGAGCTACAAAGACCGTTTTATGGTGAGCACGGGCGAGCGAATCAAAAGCTTACCAGTTGATGAAATTTGCTTTTTTTATGCTCAAGGCAAGCACACCTTTATTACGGATAGAACTGGAAAGGAATTCCTGATAGATCACACAGTTACTAAGATTTCTGAAGTTTTAGACCCCAAAAAATTCTTCCAAATCAACCGTCAGTACATTATTTCTTTTGATTGCATTTCTGAAATGATAGCCTACTCCAAGGGAAGATTAAAACTCATTACAAATCCATCTACTCCAAGCGAGGCGATTGTGAGTGTGGACAAAGCACCAAAATTTAAGGCTTGGCTGGAAGGGGAGTAG
- a CDS encoding sensor histidine kinase: MGKFTRKDVWAVIIISFVPATIGMLRYFLVDDTHYGNEADAWTNFFIGTLYSLIITSSLYFGCMSILFWLNNKMPWKDNVGKRIVVELGLMFTYSTVVQFLIIFAFSRSVLFDEVLVNVSFYFENILFGNTITLVVITIVEGVYFFRSWKESLLLAEKMKRENMESQLNSLRSQLDPHFLFNSLNVLASLIKKDTTKAEEFVGDFANVYRYVLDVKDEMVVTLSSELKFLESYVSLQRIRFGDAFQVRVNINPRPMILFIPPLCLHELITNAVKHNEVSLENKLTVEIFNRGDNLIVRNNVQKRNEEVTSTALGLENIAKRYTLLTDKPTRFEIIEGHFEAEVPLIEIEE; the protein is encoded by the coding sequence ATGGGAAAATTTACACGTAAAGATGTTTGGGCGGTAATCATTATTTCTTTTGTGCCGGCTACTATAGGTATGCTGCGGTATTTTTTGGTCGATGACACGCATTACGGAAACGAGGCAGACGCTTGGACTAACTTTTTTATAGGAACACTATACTCCTTAATAATCACTTCAAGTCTGTATTTTGGATGTATGTCAATCCTGTTTTGGCTCAATAATAAGATGCCATGGAAGGATAATGTAGGCAAGCGAATTGTTGTAGAACTGGGCTTGATGTTCACCTATAGTACGGTGGTTCAGTTTCTCATCATTTTTGCTTTTTCCCGAAGTGTTCTTTTTGATGAGGTTCTCGTCAATGTTAGTTTTTACTTTGAAAATATCCTGTTTGGAAATACGATAACACTGGTGGTAATAACCATTGTGGAAGGCGTTTATTTTTTTAGAAGTTGGAAAGAAAGTTTGCTTTTGGCTGAAAAAATGAAGCGAGAGAATATGGAGAGTCAGTTGAATTCCTTACGCTCTCAACTGGATCCGCATTTTCTTTTTAATAGCCTGAATGTGCTTGCTTCGTTAATAAAAAAGGATACCACCAAGGCTGAAGAATTTGTTGGAGATTTTGCTAATGTGTATCGTTATGTGCTTGATGTAAAAGATGAAATGGTGGTAACGCTAAGTAGCGAACTCAAGTTTTTGGAGTCTTATGTGAGTTTGCAAAGAATTCGTTTTGGCGATGCTTTTCAGGTGCGCGTAAATATCAACCCAAGGCCGATGATACTTTTTATTCCACCATTGTGCTTGCATGAGCTAATTACCAATGCGGTAAAGCACAATGAGGTTTCATTGGAGAATAAACTTACAGTTGAAATTTTTAATAGAGGTGATAATTTGATCGTCCGTAATAATGTGCAAAAGCGAAACGAAGAAGTGACATCTACGGCTCTTGGTTTGGAAAATATTGCAAAACGCTACACTTTATTGACGGACAAACCAACTAGGTTTGAAATCATTGAAGGTCATTTTGAAGCGGAAGTTCCACTTATAGAAATTGAGGAATGA
- a CDS encoding TonB-dependent receptor produces the protein MKTNILLTLILLTSVSAFSQNLTQTIRGRVVDKQSEVPLPGVNVVTLTEPRIGTTTDENGYYQIENVPVQRITLSFSFIGYQPVVLQSIELSSSKELVQNVAMLESTEQLDEVVVKADNEEDRVINERVNVSGRSFTVEETMRFAGSVQDVSRMASNFAGVQRTNDANNDIVIRGNSPIGLIWRLEGMDIPNPNHFGGLGATGGPVSMLNNNVLANSDFITGAFPSEYGDGLSGVFDLSMRNGNYENHEFLGQVGFNGFELGAEGPISRENRFSYLVNYRYSTLGLMSAIGLDFGTGTAVPKYQDLNIKLHFPSSKRGTIDVFALGGISSIEFLESENEEGEDGGFYSDGEDLYNDTYTGVIGASHQYFFNKDLYSKFSVALSSMGNDVKVDTLNTDRDKLTPTYRQSFQEDDLQFSGFVNKKFNVHHVLRAGAYVTYKNYNLGDSTYDSDLNAFRTLRDQNSSDWLYQPYVNWQYRITDKWEMNTGLHAMVLASNGNYSIEPRFGMSYQLTQKQSINLGYGKHSQAVPVVILYEKLRLPDGSYISPNENLDFTKSHHFVLGYDLMMKNRLHFKAEAYYQHLYDAVVTQMPSSFSSLNAGGFDFYAPDSVENGGAGCNYGLDLTLEKFMDKGFYFLSTISLYQSQYQGSDEVWRNTAFNGNYVANLLGGKEFVLGKKKQNSENRKTITLDGKVTYAGGQRYTPIDLQQSIIDGEAVYAKDDAYGAQFDPYFRADIRIGYKVSGKKVTQELALDIQNVTNSQNPFGVDYNKSTQEVETTYQLGIFPMVLYRITF, from the coding sequence ATGAAAACCAATATTTTACTAACCTTAATTTTATTGACTTCAGTCTCGGCTTTTTCTCAAAATCTTACCCAAACTATTCGTGGCAGAGTGGTTGACAAGCAGAGTGAAGTTCCCCTTCCCGGAGTAAATGTGGTGACTTTAACAGAACCGCGAATAGGCACAACAACAGACGAAAATGGATATTACCAAATTGAAAATGTACCTGTGCAGCGCATCACGCTATCATTTAGTTTTATAGGATACCAACCGGTTGTTTTGCAAAGTATAGAGCTTTCAAGCTCAAAAGAGTTGGTGCAAAATGTGGCAATGCTCGAAAGTACAGAGCAATTGGACGAGGTGGTTGTGAAAGCAGATAATGAGGAGGACAGGGTGATAAACGAGAGAGTTAATGTTTCAGGACGAAGTTTTACGGTAGAGGAAACCATGCGTTTTGCGGGTTCGGTGCAGGATGTATCGCGAATGGCGAGCAATTTTGCCGGTGTGCAACGCACCAATGATGCTAATAATGATATTGTAATAAGAGGAAATTCGCCTATCGGTTTAATTTGGAGATTAGAAGGGATGGATATTCCCAACCCCAATCATTTTGGTGGATTGGGTGCTACCGGTGGCCCTGTAAGTATGCTCAATAATAATGTGCTAGCCAACTCTGATTTTATAACGGGAGCCTTTCCCAGCGAATATGGCGATGGACTTTCCGGGGTTTTTGACTTGAGCATGCGCAATGGAAACTATGAAAACCATGAGTTTTTAGGACAGGTTGGTTTTAATGGTTTTGAGCTTGGTGCTGAAGGGCCAATTAGTCGCGAGAATAGGTTTTCCTATTTAGTGAATTATAGATATTCTACACTTGGTTTGATGTCGGCAATTGGCTTAGATTTTGGAACTGGGACTGCTGTTCCAAAATATCAGGATTTAAATATTAAACTCCACTTTCCCAGCAGCAAGCGCGGAACAATTGATGTGTTTGCCTTGGGCGGAATCAGTTCGATAGAGTTTTTGGAAAGTGAGAACGAGGAGGGTGAAGATGGTGGTTTTTATAGTGATGGTGAAGATTTATATAATGACACTTACACTGGTGTAATTGGCGCTTCACATCAGTATTTTTTCAATAAGGATTTGTACTCCAAGTTTTCCGTGGCTCTGTCCAGCATGGGTAATGATGTAAAAGTGGACACTCTTAATACTGACCGGGACAAGCTAACCCCAACTTACCGCCAATCCTTTCAGGAGGATGATTTGCAGTTTAGTGGTTTTGTCAACAAAAAGTTTAATGTTCACCATGTACTGAGAGCCGGAGCTTATGTTACCTACAAAAATTACAATCTAGGTGATAGTACTTATGATTCTGACCTGAATGCTTTCCGAACCCTTCGTGACCAAAATTCATCCGATTGGCTCTATCAACCTTACGTAAACTGGCAATATCGCATTACTGATAAGTGGGAAATGAACACAGGGCTTCACGCCATGGTGCTGGCTTCCAATGGAAATTATTCTATAGAACCACGTTTTGGGATGAGCTATCAGCTTACGCAAAAGCAAAGCATCAATCTGGGGTATGGTAAGCATAGTCAGGCCGTACCTGTAGTTATTTTATATGAAAAACTAAGGCTGCCTGATGGAAGCTATATTTCACCTAATGAGAATTTAGACTTTACCAAGAGCCATCACTTTGTGTTGGGTTATGATTTGATGATGAAAAACCGTCTACACTTTAAGGCTGAAGCATATTATCAGCATTTGTATGATGCTGTGGTTACTCAGATGCCAAGCTCTTTTTCAAGCCTAAATGCTGGTGGTTTTGACTTTTATGCACCAGATTCTGTAGAGAATGGTGGTGCAGGTTGCAACTATGGATTAGACCTCACTTTAGAGAAATTTATGGATAAAGGCTTTTACTTCCTTAGTACGATTTCTCTATACCAAAGTCAATATCAAGGAAGTGATGAGGTGTGGCGAAACACTGCTTTTAATGGAAATTATGTAGCTAATCTCCTTGGGGGGAAAGAGTTTGTACTTGGCAAGAAAAAGCAGAATTCGGAAAATAGAAAGACCATTACACTTGATGGAAAAGTAACCTATGCAGGAGGGCAGCGATACACGCCAATAGATTTACAACAATCCATCATTGATGGAGAAGCTGTATACGCAAAAGATGATGCCTACGGAGCACAATTCGACCCTTACTTTCGTGCCGATATAAGAATAGGATATAAAGTTTCAGGAAAAAAAGTAACTCAGGAATTGGCTTTGGACATTCAAAATGTAACTAATAGTCAAAATCCGTTTGGCGTGGATTATAATAAGTCTACCCAAGAAGTTGAAACCACTTATCAGCTCGGTATTTTCCCGATGGTGCTGTATCGAATCACTTTTTAA
- a CDS encoding response regulator transcription factor, with translation MKRVLVIEDDPDIIELISLHLTDLNCAVEKQMNGLEGFNAAQASSFDLIILDLMLPGMDGIAICQKLRALDNFTPILMLTAKAEEFDKVLGLESGADDYLTKPFGIREFIARVKAILRRQEIHQGQSEEKQVSEIKRGNLYINRNNRKVTLEGNRVELTPKEFDLLCLMAENPGRSFDRDQLLSSVWGYEFNGYEHTVNSHINRLRSKIEGDLSKPQYILTTWGVGYRFNDEI, from the coding sequence ATGAAAAGAGTATTAGTAATAGAAGACGACCCAGACATCATCGAGCTGATAAGCCTCCACCTTACCGATTTAAACTGTGCTGTAGAAAAGCAGATGAACGGATTAGAAGGTTTTAATGCAGCCCAAGCTTCTTCTTTTGACCTTATCATTTTAGACCTGATGCTTCCGGGTATGGATGGAATTGCGATTTGTCAAAAACTTAGGGCACTGGACAATTTCACTCCTATACTTATGCTTACCGCAAAAGCTGAAGAATTTGACAAAGTATTGGGTTTAGAATCAGGTGCCGATGATTACCTCACAAAGCCCTTTGGAATTAGGGAGTTTATAGCTAGGGTAAAAGCTATTCTGCGCAGGCAGGAAATTCATCAAGGGCAATCGGAAGAAAAACAAGTCTCAGAAATCAAACGCGGCAATCTTTATATTAATAGGAATAATCGAAAGGTAACTTTAGAAGGAAACCGAGTAGAACTCACCCCTAAGGAATTTGACCTCCTCTGCCTGATGGCCGAGAATCCGGGAAGAAGTTTTGACCGCGACCAACTGCTTTCTTCAGTTTGGGGTTATGAATTTAATGGATACGAACACACAGTAAATTCACACATCAATAGGCTTAGGTCTAAAATTGAAGGAGACCTTTCCAAACCGCAATACATACTCACCACCTGGGGTGTAGGCTACCGCTTTAATGATGAAATATAA
- a CDS encoding sensor histidine kinase translates to MKKSSFRKSLLWRLSGALLLLLIFLGIAYVSITTYSARKYYQETTQKLNAHVAEHMLLEVNPFVNGEVNAEAVGKIMHSMMAVNPSLEVYLLDPQGNILKYVVLDKKVRLKNLKLEPVKQFLADSGKTFVLGDDPRNPGEETIFSATEVRNENGQLQGYVYMVLASEEYENIAGALSTSYFMKLGAQTFAITLVAAFALGIFLIALLTRNLRSVITTVKRFEEGDYYARIPVKNSGELADLSHTFNHMADTILKNIEDLKEVDELRRELIANVSHDLRSPMSVIQGYIETMMIKGDNLSDEDRRKYLEIIFKSSEKLNLLVADLFELSKLEARQVQLQKERFNMNELLQDTAKQFQLKAKEKNIKLHTELSHESLIKADIGMMQRVIQNLMDNALKYTPEDGEITVKSVLINERLEVSITNSGKGIPEDQLPHIFDRYFMLDKDKHGIDGTGLGLAIVKKIVDIHDADISVNSIENGSTSFTVVMPAA, encoded by the coding sequence ATGAAAAAATCAAGTTTTAGAAAAAGCCTTTTGTGGAGGCTATCTGGCGCACTTTTGCTGTTGCTCATTTTTTTGGGAATTGCCTATGTTTCTATTACCACCTACTCTGCTCGTAAATATTACCAAGAGACCACGCAAAAGTTAAATGCTCACGTTGCGGAGCATATGTTATTAGAAGTAAATCCTTTTGTGAATGGGGAAGTAAATGCTGAGGCAGTGGGTAAAATAATGCACTCCATGATGGCAGTAAACCCTTCTCTGGAAGTTTACTTATTAGACCCTCAGGGAAACATCCTGAAATATGTAGTACTGGATAAAAAAGTACGCCTAAAAAACCTAAAACTTGAGCCTGTAAAACAATTTTTAGCAGATAGCGGAAAAACATTTGTGCTTGGAGATGATCCAAGAAATCCAGGAGAGGAAACAATTTTTTCGGCCACAGAAGTTCGAAACGAAAATGGCCAACTGCAAGGTTACGTATACATGGTGCTGGCCAGCGAAGAATATGAAAACATAGCCGGAGCACTTTCTACCAGCTACTTTATGAAGTTGGGCGCTCAAACTTTTGCCATCACTCTTGTAGCAGCGTTTGCCTTAGGTATTTTTCTAATCGCTCTCCTTACCAGAAATCTCCGTTCGGTTATCACTACGGTAAAACGATTTGAAGAAGGAGATTATTATGCTCGCATACCTGTAAAGAATAGTGGTGAACTAGCTGATCTTTCGCACACCTTTAACCATATGGCTGACACTATTCTTAAAAATATTGAAGACCTAAAAGAAGTAGATGAGCTAAGACGTGAACTAATTGCTAATGTTTCGCATGACCTGCGCAGCCCCATGTCTGTAATACAAGGCTACATTGAAACGATGATGATAAAAGGCGACAACCTTAGTGATGAAGACCGAAGAAAATATCTTGAAATCATTTTTAAAAGCAGTGAAAAACTAAACCTTCTGGTAGCCGACCTTTTTGAACTAAGTAAATTGGAAGCCCGACAAGTTCAGCTTCAAAAGGAGCGTTTTAACATGAACGAACTTTTGCAGGACACTGCCAAACAATTTCAGCTTAAAGCAAAAGAGAAAAACATAAAGCTGCATACGGAGCTAAGCCATGAATCTCTGATTAAAGCAGATATTGGAATGATGCAGCGTGTTATCCAAAATCTGATGGACAACGCCTTAAAATACACTCCTGAGGATGGTGAGATAACGGTGAAATCTGTCCTAATCAATGAGCGCCTTGAAGTAAGTATTACCAACAGTGGAAAAGGCATTCCTGAAGACCAGTTGCCTCATATTTTTGACCGTTACTTTATGTTGGACAAAGACAAACACGGCATTGATGGCACAGGCTTAGGACTGGCCATAGTGAAGAAAATTGTAGACATTCATGATGCTGACATTAGTGTAAATAGCATCGAAAATGGGAGCACTTCATTTACCGTTGTGATGCCTGCGGCTTAA
- a CDS encoding TlpA family protein disulfide reductase, which yields MITEVISLISTLDQIILLWKDLRMIKRIIYFSAVFSIALGCINQNETSSQDNFEHKVIGDHSGLELEERLKTLIAKKNDSSHIGKLVPSLRAVDIDGNTIAGSNLSSVVFYNFWFTGCPPCIAEIPWFNKLAGEYKGRVDFIAITFENLEDLTDFFEQNPFNFHHYTMDRNEINRLSLTDGFPTTFVAINGRIVYWKAGGITVKHQKFSVEMEKQNEFYRNLIEGNLQ from the coding sequence GTGATAACTGAAGTGATTTCTTTAATCTCTACATTAGATCAAATCATTTTACTCTGGAAGGATTTACGTATGATAAAGCGAATAATATATTTTTCAGCAGTTTTTTCAATAGCATTGGGATGTATCAATCAGAATGAAACTTCTAGTCAAGATAATTTTGAACACAAAGTTATTGGAGATCACTCAGGCCTTGAGTTAGAGGAAAGGCTAAAAACCCTTATAGCTAAAAAGAATGATTCCAGCCATATTGGAAAATTAGTTCCTTCTTTACGGGCCGTTGATATAGATGGTAATACAATTGCTGGAAGTAATTTATCCTCAGTGGTGTTTTATAATTTCTGGTTTACAGGGTGCCCTCCATGTATAGCGGAAATTCCGTGGTTTAATAAGTTGGCCGGGGAGTATAAGGGTAGAGTGGATTTTATTGCAATAACATTTGAAAACCTTGAAGACCTTACTGATTTTTTTGAGCAGAATCCGTTTAATTTCCATCACTACACAATGGATCGGAATGAAATAAATAGGTTGAGTTTAACAGACGGTTTTCCAACAACTTTTGTAGCAATTAATGGGAGGATTGTTTATTGGAAAGCAGGAGGAATCACAGTAAAACATCAGAAATTTTCTGTAGAAATGGAAAAGCAGAATGAGTTTTATCGAAACTTAATTGAAGGTAACCTTCAATAG
- a CDS encoding DUF6268 family outer membrane beta-barrel protein — MKSSLTLIFLVLCSVCSAQDYVDLAKFFYANTPANQFDSTTAETRVQEYGMDVTLPVELKNGNAFLTGFYAESISTKVNPAEPNLTSVYSTMLKLGMNIKHSEKWSGTYLLLPKLASDFKSIDANDFQLGAIALLKYEKRKNLNYKVGLYYNSELFGPFFVPILGLYYLSPNEKLEINASLPISADINYKILERVRTGVSFASFVRTYYLNEPFQGNPDNYLTKSTNEVYGYLQFDLGKSIILQTKVGYSIGRNYRVYDRDDNITWGLSAFKFGDNRKQLNPDFKDGLVYRARLIYRFHLEK, encoded by the coding sequence ATGAAATCAAGCTTAACGCTAATATTCCTTGTTCTCTGTTCTGTTTGCTCGGCCCAAGATTATGTGGATTTAGCCAAGTTTTTTTATGCTAATACTCCGGCCAATCAATTTGATAGCACCACGGCAGAAACGCGAGTGCAGGAATATGGTATGGACGTGACCCTTCCCGTAGAATTGAAAAATGGCAATGCTTTCCTTACGGGGTTTTATGCTGAATCTATTTCTACCAAGGTAAACCCGGCCGAGCCAAATCTTACTTCAGTGTATTCCACTATGCTAAAGCTTGGGATGAATATAAAGCATAGCGAAAAGTGGAGTGGAACTTACTTGTTGTTGCCCAAATTGGCTTCAGATTTTAAAAGTATTGACGCTAATGATTTTCAGCTTGGGGCAATTGCTTTGTTGAAATATGAAAAGCGGAAAAACCTAAATTATAAAGTTGGACTTTACTATAATTCTGAATTGTTCGGACCCTTCTTTGTCCCGATTCTCGGTTTGTATTATTTAAGTCCAAACGAAAAGCTGGAAATAAATGCAAGTTTACCGATATCAGCAGATATCAATTATAAAATACTTGAACGGGTAAGAACAGGAGTAAGCTTTGCTTCCTTTGTAAGAACTTATTATCTCAATGAACCCTTTCAAGGAAACCCAGATAACTACTTGACTAAATCTACAAACGAAGTATATGGATACTTGCAATTTGATTTAGGCAAAAGCATCATTCTTCAAACCAAAGTGGGTTACTCCATTGGTAGAAATTATCGGGTGTATGATAGGGATGACAACATAACATGGGGCTTGTCGGCTTTTAAATTTGGTGACAACCGAAAGCAGCTAAACCCTGATTTTAAAGACGGCCTAGTGTATCGAGCTCGGCTGATTTATAGGTTTCATTTAGAAAAATAG
- a CDS encoding fasciclin domain-containing protein, with the protein MKKSILIKSLGAAAIFFSFATSGLAQKNPMVGGAEMSPKKNIIENAVNSEDHTTLVAAVKAAGLVETLQGEGPFTVFAPTNKAFEKLPKGTVDNLLKPENKKMLTSVLTYHVVAGKWDAKGVMKAIKDGGGKAEVKTVQGEMLNLMSKDGKVMVQDTKGNVATVTIADVYQSNGVIHVVDKVLMP; encoded by the coding sequence ATGAAAAAGTCAATTTTAATAAAAAGCCTAGGTGCTGCCGCAATATTCTTCTCTTTTGCTACCTCTGGTTTAGCACAAAAGAACCCGATGGTGGGAGGTGCCGAAATGAGCCCAAAGAAAAACATTATTGAAAATGCCGTAAACTCTGAAGACCACACAACATTGGTAGCTGCTGTAAAGGCTGCAGGACTTGTAGAAACACTTCAAGGTGAAGGACCATTCACAGTATTTGCCCCTACCAACAAAGCTTTTGAAAAGCTGCCAAAAGGTACCGTAGACAATTTGCTAAAGCCTGAAAACAAAAAGATGCTTACCTCTGTGCTTACCTACCATGTAGTAGCCGGAAAGTGGGATGCAAAAGGCGTAATGAAAGCCATAAAAGATGGTGGTGGTAAAGCCGAAGTAAAAACCGTACAAGGTGAAATGTTAAACCTAATGAGCAAGGATGGCAAAGTAATGGTGCAAGACACCAAAGGAAATGTTGCCACCGTGACTATCGCTGATGTTTACCAAAGTAATGGAGTAATCCATGTAGTGGACAAGGTGCTTATGCCTTAA
- a CDS encoding type II toxin-antitoxin system RelE/ParE family toxin, which translates to MKYSLKVRGEASIEIVDAYNWYEDKKDGLGEDFLKELERTFKVLSKQPRIFQKKYKSFRSVRLGKFPFAVFYEIDGNTIVVYSVFHSSREPLSWRAK; encoded by the coding sequence ATGAAATATTCCCTGAAAGTAAGGGGAGAAGCATCGATTGAAATTGTTGATGCTTATAATTGGTATGAAGACAAGAAGGACGGTTTAGGTGAAGATTTTCTGAAGGAACTTGAAAGGACATTCAAAGTTTTGAGCAAGCAACCAAGAATTTTTCAGAAAAAATATAAGTCTTTTCGGAGTGTCAGGTTAGGTAAATTTCCCTTTGCTGTATTTTATGAAATTGACGGAAACACTATTGTAGTGTATAGCGTGTTCCATTCTAGCAGAGAACCGCTGAGCTGGAGAGCCAAGTAA
- a CDS encoding YdeI/OmpD-associated family protein: MLSSKKSPKFKTFLTPSEKGGMFHYPHMDIPFEIADALLGESNQVRVIMYLENGAKLHRALKRTKNGETRIALGKSTLKQAKINPDLELSLYLEIDETEFGFEMPEELAEVMRQDPEGDKAFRELKPGLQRSFLHYIVSAKTVDTRIKRSLKLIDNLKQGIISAGTHRQG, from the coding sequence ATGCTTAGCTCCAAAAAATCGCCCAAGTTCAAAACCTTTCTTACACCCTCCGAAAAGGGCGGAATGTTTCATTACCCCCACATGGATATTCCTTTTGAAATTGCTGATGCACTTTTAGGCGAAAGCAATCAAGTGAGAGTAATCATGTATTTGGAAAACGGGGCCAAACTACATCGCGCTTTGAAGCGAACTAAAAATGGGGAAACACGCATTGCTTTAGGTAAATCCACTTTGAAGCAAGCCAAAATAAACCCTGACCTAGAGCTATCCCTTTATTTGGAAATAGACGAAACAGAGTTTGGTTTTGAAATGCCGGAAGAGCTAGCCGAAGTGATGCGCCAGGATCCTGAAGGCGATAAAGCTTTTAGAGAATTAAAACCGGGCTTACAAAGAAGCTTTCTTCATTACATCGTTTCTGCCAAAACGGTGGACACGCGCATCAAGCGTTCGCTCAAGCTTATTGATAATTTGAAACAAGGAATAATTTCGGCTGGGACGCATCGTCAGGGGTAG
- a CDS encoding LytR/AlgR family response regulator transcription factor: MKKIKALLIDDEPLACDLVQEYLQDYAEVEIVGRCHDGFEGLKAINEHQPDLVFLDVQMPKISGFEMLELLDEPPAIIFATAFDEYAIKAFEQNAVDYLLKPFSKERFDKALQKFLARQGASPENVKKVVEEAVQTTDQNRVVIKDGAKIRIIPVKDIIRLEADDDYVKIFTAQGNFMKKKTLTHFEKTLTQDVFVRVHRSHLINISHISRIDPYEKNSHVALLKDNTRVPVSRSGYQVLKGVLNL; encoded by the coding sequence ATGAAAAAAATTAAAGCACTTTTAATTGACGATGAACCTCTGGCTTGTGATTTGGTGCAAGAGTATCTTCAAGATTATGCAGAGGTAGAAATAGTGGGCCGTTGCCATGATGGTTTTGAAGGACTGAAAGCTATTAATGAGCATCAGCCTGACCTTGTTTTTTTGGATGTTCAAATGCCAAAAATCAGTGGTTTTGAAATGCTCGAACTTTTGGATGAACCGCCAGCCATAATTTTTGCCACAGCATTTGATGAGTATGCCATCAAAGCTTTTGAGCAAAATGCTGTGGATTATTTGTTGAAACCATTTTCTAAAGAGCGCTTCGATAAAGCACTTCAAAAGTTTCTTGCCCGCCAAGGCGCCTCACCTGAAAATGTAAAAAAAGTAGTGGAAGAAGCCGTTCAAACTACTGACCAAAATAGAGTTGTAATAAAGGATGGCGCTAAGATTCGTATCATTCCTGTAAAAGATATTATTCGCCTGGAGGCGGATGATGACTATGTAAAAATATTTACGGCTCAGGGAAACTTCATGAAGAAGAAGACCTTGACGCATTTTGAAAAAACATTGACCCAAGATGTTTTTGTGCGAGTTCATCGTTCACACTTGATAAACATTTCACACATCTCAAGGATAGACCCTTATGAGAAAAATAGTCATGTGGCTTTGTTAAAAGATAACACCCGGGTGCCTGTTAGTAGAAGTGGGTATCAGGTTTTAAAGGGAGTGCTCAATTTGTAG